In Chelmon rostratus isolate fCheRos1 chromosome 20, fCheRos1.pri, whole genome shotgun sequence, a single window of DNA contains:
- the ctdspla gene encoding CTD (carboxy-terminal domain, RNA polymerase II, polypeptide A) small phosphatase-like a isoform X1, producing the protein MDNTSIITQVANPKEEESNSSGPDKVSQSNSSLKKHRSRSIFSPFFCCFRNYNDYHVEPPPANNKTLSLPPLPEENGSPPKCDQVQVIPIPSPPAKFLLPEVSISDYGKNCVVIDLDETLVHSSFKPISNADFIVPVEIDGTVHQVYVLKRPHVDEFLQKMGELFECVLFTASLAKYADPVADLLDQWGVFRTRLFRESCVFHRGNYVKDLSRLGRELSRVIIIDNSPASYIFHPENAVPVQSWFDDMTDTELLDLIPLFEGLSKEEDVYSLLQSLRNR; encoded by the exons TCTCCCAGTCCAACAGCAGCCTAAAGAAGCACCGCAGCCGGAGCATTTTCAGCcccttcttctgctgcttccgCAACTACAATGACTACCACGTGGAGCCCCCACCCGCCAACAACAAGACACTTTCTCTGCCCCCGCTGCCAGAGGAGAATGGCAGTCCTCCCAAG tGTGACCAGGTCCAGGTCATCCCCATCCCCAGT CCGCCAGCCAAGTTCCTCCTGCCCGAGGTCAGTATATCAGACTACGGCAAGAACTGTGTGGTGATCGACCTGGACGAAACCCTCGTGCACAGCTCCTTCAAG cCCATCAGCAATGCAGACTTCATTGTTCCAGTGGAGATTGATGGGACTGTTCATCAG GTGTACGTGCTGAAGAGGCCTCACGTGGACGAGTTCCTCCAGAAGATGGGGGAGCTCTTCGAATGCGTCCTCTTCACGGCGAGCTTAGCGAAG TATGCTGACCCTGTGGCAGACCTGCTGGACCAGTGGGGGGTGTTTCGCACCCGGCTCTTCAGGGAATCCTGTGTTTTCCACAGAGGAAACTACGTCAAAGACCTCAGCCGGCTGGGCCGAGAGCTCAGCAGAGTCATCATCATAGACAACTCACCTGCCTCCTACATCTTCCACCCTGAGAACGCA GTCCCGGTGCAGTCCTGGTTTGACGACATGACGGACACGGAGCTGCTGGACCTGATCCCTTTGTTCGAGGGCCTCAGTAAGGAGGAGGACGTTTACAGTCTCTTACAAAGCCTGAGGAACAGGTAG
- the vill gene encoding villin-1, with protein MQPRTESKHEKLWPKDTPRPSVHKTQHKFSRMMSEDSQDAFRNVNRKPGLQIWTINKMKMVPVPAKGFGNFFEGDCYIVLYICKAGSGLSTDIHYWIGNSSSQDEQGAAAIYVTQLDDYLGKSPVQHREVQGHESPRFRSYFKNGLIYKKGGVASGFDHVDTNVYNVVRLLHVKGRKHVTATEVEVSWDSFNKGDIFLLDIGKAIVQWNGPQSNRREKMKAVLLAQDIRDRERGGRAQIGFVEGGDEQASPELMNAMTAVLGKRSGSLKEAVPDDKSDQAANNNVRLYHVYDSSGNLVVQEVATQPLTQDLLRSGDCYILDQRGSSVMVWKGKQASKEERQEALNRAMGYIKAKNYPSSTTVQVMTEGGESAMFKHLFKSWREKGQSQGLGSTYSVGKIAKVDQVKFDVTQLHARPEMAAHHHMVDDGSGDIQVWRIEKLELAEVKPSTYGQFYGGDCYLVLYTYQTSGQQQYILYMWQGRHATKDEITACAYQAVNVDNKYNGAPVQVRVVMGKEPRHFLSIFKGKLIIFEGGTSRHGVVNPDSGPKLFQVRGSDELNTKATEVPARASSLNTNDVFLLKTDRICYLWYGKGCSGDEREMGKAVSDVLSRQDKQVVMEGQEPSEFWVALGGKGPYASDKRLEREEPLHSPRLFECSNQTGRFLMTEVDDFTQSDLDEEDVMLLDAWQEIFLWVGNLANEYETKESWKCAQEYLETHPAGRDPDTPIIFIKQGHEPLTFTGWFNAWDPHKWSGENSYEEMKKKLSDAASLSQFTVDMNNSDLNNSPGGVSGGGYRAPGGPVSSPPFYRVHGGDLSPRHSIPTHLFTQTDGTPTPPSYSFTKLSPAGGAVSPSAGRPGKYLDPQLLVHKSADELPQGVDPSQREVYLSDVDFESLIGTSRSDFQRLPKWRQTDLKKKAGLF; from the exons ATGCAGCCCAGGACTGAATCTAAACATGAAAAGCTGTGGCCAAAG GACACACCCAGGCCTTCAGTCCACAAGACGCAGCACAAG ttcagcagaATGATGAGCGAAGACAGTCAGGACGCATTTAGAAATGTCAACAGAAAGCCCGGCCTTCAGATCTGGACCATCAAT AAAATGAAGATGGTGCCTGTTCCAGCCAAAGGCTTTGGTAACTTCTTTGAAGGCGACTGTTACATTGTGCTTTAT ATATGTAAGGCGGGCTCAGGCCTTTCCACCGACATCCACTACTGGATAGGAAACTCCTCCTCCCAGGACGAGCAAGGTGCAGCAGCCATCTACGTCACCCAGCTGGACGATTACCTGGGTAAAAGTCCGGTCCAGCACAGGGAGGTGCAGGGTCACGAGTCGCCGCGGTTCAGGAGCTACTTCAAAAATGGCCTCAT CTACAAGAAGGGCGGAGTGGCCTCAGGGTTTGACCACGTTGACACAAACGTCTACAACGTTGTGCGACTGCTGCACGTCAAGGGGAGGAAGCACGTCACAGCGACGGAG gtggaggtgtcaTGGGACAGCTTTAACAAGGGAGACATATTCCTGCTGGACATTGGGAAGGCCATAGTGCAGTGGAACGGCCCCCAGAGCaacaggagagagaagatgaag GCGGTCTTGTTGGCTCAGGACATcagggacagggagagaggaggtcGGGCTCAGATTGGTTTtgtggagggaggagatgagCAGGCCTCCCCGGAGCTGATGAATGCCATGACGGCAGTGCTCGGCAAGAGAAGTGGGTCGCTGAAGGAGGCCGTCCCTGACGACAAGTCTGACCAGGCGGCGAACAACAACGTCAGACTCTACCA TGTGTACGACAGCAGCGGGAACCTGGTGGTTCAAGAAGTGGCCACGCAGCCTCTAACACAAGACCTGCTGCGCTCCGGT GACTGTTACATCTTGGACCAGAGAGGCTCCAGTGTGATGGTGTGGAAAGGCAAACAGGCCTCCAAGGAGGAGCGGCAAGAAGCTCTCAACAGGGCAATG GGCTACATCAAAGCCAAGAACTACCCGTCCAGCACCACTGTGCAGGTGATGACCGAGGGTGGAGAGTCAGCGATGTTCAAGCACTTGTTCAAATCCTGGAGAGAAAAAGGGCAAAGTCAGGGTCTCGGTAGCACCTACAGCGTGGGAAAGATAG CAAAGGTGGACCAGGTGAAGTTCGATGTGACGCAGCTCCACGCGCGCCCTGAAATGGCAGCGCACCACCACATGGTGGATGACGGCTCTGGAGACATCCAG GTGTGGCGCATCGAGAAACTGGAGCTGGCTGAGGTAAAGCCAAGTACTTATGGACAGTTTTACGGAGGAGACTGCTACTTGGTGCTGTACACGTATCAAACCTCCGGCCAGCAGCAGTACATACTCTACATGTGGCAG GGCCGCCATGCCACTAAAGATGAAATCACAGCTTGCGCCTACCAGGCTGTCAACGTTGATAACAAGTACAATGGCGCCCCGGTCCAGGTCAGGGTGGTCATGGGAAAGGAGCCTCGCCACTTCCTGTCTATTTTCAAGGGCAAGCTCATCATCTTTGAG ggCGGTACGAGCCGACATGGTGTGGTCAACCCTGACAGCGGTCCCAAGCTCTTCCAGGTGAGAGGGTCTGATGAGCTGAACACCAAGGCCACTGAGGTGCCGGCGAGggcctcttctctgaacaccaacgatgttttcctgctgaaaacGGACCGCATCTGCTACCTGTGGTATGGAAAG GGCTGCAGCGGggatgagagggagatgggGAAAGCGGTGTCTGATGTGCTGTCCAGGCAGGACAAGCAGGTGGTGATGGAGGGCCAGGAACCCAGTGAATTCTGGGTAGCTCTGGGAGGGAAGGGTCCCTATGCCAGCGACAAGAg ACTGGAGAGGGAGGAGCCTCTTCACAGTCCCCGGCTGTTTGAATGCTCCAATCAGACCGGTCGGTTTCTGATGACCGAGGTGGACGACTTCACCCAGAGCGACCTGGACGAGGAGGATGTGATGCTGCTGGACGCCTGGCAGGAG ATTTTCTTGTGGGTTGGAAACTTGGCCAACGAGTACGAGACCAAGGAGTCGTGGAAGTGCGCGCAGGAATACCTGGAGACCCACCCAGCGGGCCGAGACCCCGACACACCTATCATCTTTATCAAACAGGGACACGAGCCACTCACCTTCACCGGGTGGTTCAATGCGTGGGACCCTCACAAGTGGAGC GGAGAAAACTCCTAtgaggagatgaaaaaaaagctgagtGATGCGGCATCTCTCTCACAGTTCACTGTA GATATGAACAACTCTGATCTCAATAATAGTCCTGGTGGGGTTAGTGGGGGTGGTTATAGGGCTCCAGGAGGCCCTGTGAGCTCTCCCCCATTCTACAGGGTCCACGGAGGTGATCTGTCCCCTAGACACTCTATTCCCACTCACCTGTTTACCCAGACAGATGGGACCCCTACGCCCCCCTCCTATAGCTTCACTAAATTATCCCCAGCTGGTGGCGCTGTGTCCCCCTCTGCTGGGCGCCCCGGGAAGTATCTGGACCCACAGCTCCTCGTCCACAAGTCTGCCGATGAGCTGCCGCAGGGAGTGGACCCCAGCCAAAGAGAG GTCTACCTGTCTGATGTGGATTTTGAGAGCCTGATCGGCACAAGCCGCTCAGACTTCCAGCGCCTGCCAAAGTGGAGGCAGACTGACTTGAAGAAAAAAGCAGGACTGTTCTGA
- the ctdspla gene encoding CTD (carboxy-terminal domain, RNA polymerase II, polypeptide A) small phosphatase-like a isoform X2 produces MDNTSIITQVANPKEEESNSSGPDKVSQSNSSLKKHRSRSIFSPFFCCFRNYNDYHVEPPPANNKTLSLPPLPEENGSPPKPPAKFLLPEVSISDYGKNCVVIDLDETLVHSSFKPISNADFIVPVEIDGTVHQVYVLKRPHVDEFLQKMGELFECVLFTASLAKYADPVADLLDQWGVFRTRLFRESCVFHRGNYVKDLSRLGRELSRVIIIDNSPASYIFHPENAVPVQSWFDDMTDTELLDLIPLFEGLSKEEDVYSLLQSLRNR; encoded by the exons TCTCCCAGTCCAACAGCAGCCTAAAGAAGCACCGCAGCCGGAGCATTTTCAGCcccttcttctgctgcttccgCAACTACAATGACTACCACGTGGAGCCCCCACCCGCCAACAACAAGACACTTTCTCTGCCCCCGCTGCCAGAGGAGAATGGCAGTCCTCCCAAG CCGCCAGCCAAGTTCCTCCTGCCCGAGGTCAGTATATCAGACTACGGCAAGAACTGTGTGGTGATCGACCTGGACGAAACCCTCGTGCACAGCTCCTTCAAG cCCATCAGCAATGCAGACTTCATTGTTCCAGTGGAGATTGATGGGACTGTTCATCAG GTGTACGTGCTGAAGAGGCCTCACGTGGACGAGTTCCTCCAGAAGATGGGGGAGCTCTTCGAATGCGTCCTCTTCACGGCGAGCTTAGCGAAG TATGCTGACCCTGTGGCAGACCTGCTGGACCAGTGGGGGGTGTTTCGCACCCGGCTCTTCAGGGAATCCTGTGTTTTCCACAGAGGAAACTACGTCAAAGACCTCAGCCGGCTGGGCCGAGAGCTCAGCAGAGTCATCATCATAGACAACTCACCTGCCTCCTACATCTTCCACCCTGAGAACGCA GTCCCGGTGCAGTCCTGGTTTGACGACATGACGGACACGGAGCTGCTGGACCTGATCCCTTTGTTCGAGGGCCTCAGTAAGGAGGAGGACGTTTACAGTCTCTTACAAAGCCTGAGGAACAGGTAG
- the plcd1a gene encoding 1-phosphatidylinositol 4,5-bisphosphate phosphodiesterase delta-1a isoform X1: MSCLHKRPKRTKSEEQAFQEQVKKVAQENGRRLGLEGDADLQFLLIGGELVKIRSSSWKKNRFFKLQEDCKTFWHESHKTFKRNQTFSIDDIDSVRKGRQSEGLNKHTEPSVEERCFSIIFKGRKKNLDLMAASGVEAKQWVNGIEKIITNMRNLSRQQKSEHWIINCMRKADKNEDNKMTLKELKHFLRQINVEVDDTYAEDIFKKCDKSNSGSLEGSEIKHFYNLLTHREEIDVIYGKYAETEGQMSARDLLNFLLNEQREEVSMEDALKLIEKYEVDGTAKEKNRMTKDGFLMYLHQEEGSILNPAHKHVYQDMNQPLNNYYISSSHNTYLMEDQLKGPSSTEAYIKALMKSCRCVELDCWDGANGEPVIYHGYTLTSKVLFRDVIKAIKDYAFKTSEYPVILSLENHCSVDQQKLMAHHMISILGDALLTKPLGNTMPTNFPSPEELKGKFLIKGKRLNKLSAAFSNENTMEEETVSEEDEAADCKENGQKAKPKKSKIKLAKQLSDIVIYCKSVHFNGFEHAKDNQAFYEMSSFKESKAFSLAETSATAYIHHNMDKLSRIYPAGSRTDSSNYNPVPMWNVGCQIVALNFQTPSKEMHLNQGQFLPNGVCGYILKPEFLRSLSSQFDPSTLTKGPWLKRKTFHVMVISAQQLPKINKDKHKSIVDPLVRVEVYGVPADNASKETHYIENNGFNPMWNERFQFDIHVPELAMVRFVVEDYDSTSQNDLVGQYCLPLTSVQSGYRHIPLLTKRGDVICSAGLFVHLMLVDAE; the protein is encoded by the exons GTTTGGAGGGAGATGCAGATCTCCAGTTCCTGCTGATCGGTGGGGAGCTGGTCAAGATTCGCTCGTCCTCCTGGAAGAAGAACCGCTTCTTCAAACTGCAGGAAGACTGTAAAACGTTTTGGCATGAATCCCACAAAACATTCAAGCGAAACCAGACCT TCTCCATTGATGACATTGATTCGGTGCGCAAGGGCCGTCAGTCTGAGGGGCTCAACAAACACACCGAGCCCAGTGTTGAAGAGCGATGTTTCTCCATCATCTTCAAGGGACGCAAGAAAAATCTGGACCTGATGGCAGCCAGCGGGGTGGAGGCGAAACAGTGGGTCAACGGCATAGAGAAGATCATCACTAATATGCGCAACCTCAGCCGCCAGCAGAAGAGCGAGCA CTGGATCATCAACTGCATGCGGAAAGCAGACAAGAATGAGGACAACAAGATGACCCTGAAGGAGCTGAAGCACTTCCTGCGACAGATCAACGTCGAAGTGGACGACACTTACGCAGAGGATATTTTCAAG AAATGTGACAAGTCCAATTCAGGCTCGTTGGAGGGCTCAGAGATCAAGCACTTCTACAACCTGCTGACACACCGAGAGGAGATCGATGTGATTTATGGGAAGTATGCTGAGACAGAGGGTCAGATGAGCGCCAGAGACCTGCTCAACTTCCTGTTGaatgagcagagggaggaggtgtcCATGGAGGACGCTCTCAAGCTGATTGAAAAATATGAGGTGGACGGGACAG CGAAGGAGAAGAATCGTATGACCAAAGATGGCTTCCTGATGTACCTGCACCAGGAGGAAGGCTCCATCCTCAACCCGGCTCATAAACACGTGTATCAGGACATGAACCAACCTCTGAACAATTACtacatctcctcctcccacaaCACATACCTGATGGAGGACCAACTCAAAggacccagcagcacagaagccTACATAAA AGCACTGATGAAGAGCTGTCGCTGTGTGGAACTGGACTGCTGGGATGGCGCTAACGGCGAGCCTGTCATTTACCACGGCTACACGCTCACATCCAAAGTGCTCTTCAGAGACGTCATCAAAGCCATCAAGGACTACGCCTTCAAA ACGTCTGAGTACCCAGTGATCCTGTCCCTGGAGAACCACTGCAGCGTGGACCAACAGAAGCTCATGGCCCATCACATGATCTCCATCCTGGGTGACGCTTTGCTCACAAAGCCTCTGGGCAACACCATGCCCACCAACTTTCCCTCACCTGAG GAGCTGAAGGGCAAGTTCCTCATCAAGGGAAAGCGACTGAACAAACTGAGCGCTGCCTTCAGCAACGAGAACACCATGGAGGAAGAAACTGTGTCTGAGGAGGACGAGGCTGCAGACTGTAAGGAGAATGGCCAAAAAGCCAAACCAAAG AAATCAAAGATCAAACTTGCCAAGCAGCTCTCAGACATCGTCATCTACTGCAAGAGTGTCCATTTTAACGGCTTTGAGCACGCCAAGGACAACCAGGCCTTCTACGAGATGTCGTCCTTCAAGGAGAGTAAAGCTTTCAGCCTGGCTGAGACTTCAG CCACTGCCTACATCCATCACAACATGGACAAACTCAGTCGGATCTACCCAGCCGGCTCCAGAACGGACTCCTCCAACTACAACCCAGTGCCCATGTGGAACGTTGGCTGCCAGATAG TGGCACTGAACTTCCAGACTCCCTCCAAGGAGATGCACCTAAACCAGGGTCAGTTTCTGCCGAATGGCGTCTGCGGCTACATCCTGAAACCGGAATTTCTGAGAAGCCTGTCCTCTCAGTTCGATCCCAGCACGCTAACCAAAGGGCCCTGGCTGAAGAGGAAGACCTTCCATGTCATG GTGATCTCAGCTCAGCAGTTACCCAAAATCAACAAGGACAAACACAAATCCATCGTTGACCCTCTGGTGAGAGTGGAGGTCTACGGTGTCCCGGCCGACAACGCCAGCAAGGAGACACACTACATTGAAAACAATG GGTTCAACCCCATGTGGAATGAGAGATTCCAGTTTGACATCCACGTCCCGGAACTGGCGATGGTGCGATTTGTGGTGGAGGACTATGACTCAACGTCCCAGAATGATCTCGTCGGGCAGTACTGTCTACCGCTCACCAGCGTACAGAGCG GATATCGCCACATTCCGCTGCTCACCAAGAGAGGAGACGTCATCTGCTCAGCCGGACTGTTCGTGCACCTCATGCTCGTCGACGCCGAGTAG
- the plcd1a gene encoding 1-phosphatidylinositol 4,5-bisphosphate phosphodiesterase delta-1a isoform X2: protein MERNGTAGSHGLEGDADLQFLLIGGELVKIRSSSWKKNRFFKLQEDCKTFWHESHKTFKRNQTFSIDDIDSVRKGRQSEGLNKHTEPSVEERCFSIIFKGRKKNLDLMAASGVEAKQWVNGIEKIITNMRNLSRQQKSEHWIINCMRKADKNEDNKMTLKELKHFLRQINVEVDDTYAEDIFKKCDKSNSGSLEGSEIKHFYNLLTHREEIDVIYGKYAETEGQMSARDLLNFLLNEQREEVSMEDALKLIEKYEVDGTAKEKNRMTKDGFLMYLHQEEGSILNPAHKHVYQDMNQPLNNYYISSSHNTYLMEDQLKGPSSTEAYIKALMKSCRCVELDCWDGANGEPVIYHGYTLTSKVLFRDVIKAIKDYAFKTSEYPVILSLENHCSVDQQKLMAHHMISILGDALLTKPLGNTMPTNFPSPEELKGKFLIKGKRLNKLSAAFSNENTMEEETVSEEDEAADCKENGQKAKPKKSKIKLAKQLSDIVIYCKSVHFNGFEHAKDNQAFYEMSSFKESKAFSLAETSATAYIHHNMDKLSRIYPAGSRTDSSNYNPVPMWNVGCQIVALNFQTPSKEMHLNQGQFLPNGVCGYILKPEFLRSLSSQFDPSTLTKGPWLKRKTFHVMVISAQQLPKINKDKHKSIVDPLVRVEVYGVPADNASKETHYIENNGFNPMWNERFQFDIHVPELAMVRFVVEDYDSTSQNDLVGQYCLPLTSVQSGYRHIPLLTKRGDVICSAGLFVHLMLVDAE from the exons GTTTGGAGGGAGATGCAGATCTCCAGTTCCTGCTGATCGGTGGGGAGCTGGTCAAGATTCGCTCGTCCTCCTGGAAGAAGAACCGCTTCTTCAAACTGCAGGAAGACTGTAAAACGTTTTGGCATGAATCCCACAAAACATTCAAGCGAAACCAGACCT TCTCCATTGATGACATTGATTCGGTGCGCAAGGGCCGTCAGTCTGAGGGGCTCAACAAACACACCGAGCCCAGTGTTGAAGAGCGATGTTTCTCCATCATCTTCAAGGGACGCAAGAAAAATCTGGACCTGATGGCAGCCAGCGGGGTGGAGGCGAAACAGTGGGTCAACGGCATAGAGAAGATCATCACTAATATGCGCAACCTCAGCCGCCAGCAGAAGAGCGAGCA CTGGATCATCAACTGCATGCGGAAAGCAGACAAGAATGAGGACAACAAGATGACCCTGAAGGAGCTGAAGCACTTCCTGCGACAGATCAACGTCGAAGTGGACGACACTTACGCAGAGGATATTTTCAAG AAATGTGACAAGTCCAATTCAGGCTCGTTGGAGGGCTCAGAGATCAAGCACTTCTACAACCTGCTGACACACCGAGAGGAGATCGATGTGATTTATGGGAAGTATGCTGAGACAGAGGGTCAGATGAGCGCCAGAGACCTGCTCAACTTCCTGTTGaatgagcagagggaggaggtgtcCATGGAGGACGCTCTCAAGCTGATTGAAAAATATGAGGTGGACGGGACAG CGAAGGAGAAGAATCGTATGACCAAAGATGGCTTCCTGATGTACCTGCACCAGGAGGAAGGCTCCATCCTCAACCCGGCTCATAAACACGTGTATCAGGACATGAACCAACCTCTGAACAATTACtacatctcctcctcccacaaCACATACCTGATGGAGGACCAACTCAAAggacccagcagcacagaagccTACATAAA AGCACTGATGAAGAGCTGTCGCTGTGTGGAACTGGACTGCTGGGATGGCGCTAACGGCGAGCCTGTCATTTACCACGGCTACACGCTCACATCCAAAGTGCTCTTCAGAGACGTCATCAAAGCCATCAAGGACTACGCCTTCAAA ACGTCTGAGTACCCAGTGATCCTGTCCCTGGAGAACCACTGCAGCGTGGACCAACAGAAGCTCATGGCCCATCACATGATCTCCATCCTGGGTGACGCTTTGCTCACAAAGCCTCTGGGCAACACCATGCCCACCAACTTTCCCTCACCTGAG GAGCTGAAGGGCAAGTTCCTCATCAAGGGAAAGCGACTGAACAAACTGAGCGCTGCCTTCAGCAACGAGAACACCATGGAGGAAGAAACTGTGTCTGAGGAGGACGAGGCTGCAGACTGTAAGGAGAATGGCCAAAAAGCCAAACCAAAG AAATCAAAGATCAAACTTGCCAAGCAGCTCTCAGACATCGTCATCTACTGCAAGAGTGTCCATTTTAACGGCTTTGAGCACGCCAAGGACAACCAGGCCTTCTACGAGATGTCGTCCTTCAAGGAGAGTAAAGCTTTCAGCCTGGCTGAGACTTCAG CCACTGCCTACATCCATCACAACATGGACAAACTCAGTCGGATCTACCCAGCCGGCTCCAGAACGGACTCCTCCAACTACAACCCAGTGCCCATGTGGAACGTTGGCTGCCAGATAG TGGCACTGAACTTCCAGACTCCCTCCAAGGAGATGCACCTAAACCAGGGTCAGTTTCTGCCGAATGGCGTCTGCGGCTACATCCTGAAACCGGAATTTCTGAGAAGCCTGTCCTCTCAGTTCGATCCCAGCACGCTAACCAAAGGGCCCTGGCTGAAGAGGAAGACCTTCCATGTCATG GTGATCTCAGCTCAGCAGTTACCCAAAATCAACAAGGACAAACACAAATCCATCGTTGACCCTCTGGTGAGAGTGGAGGTCTACGGTGTCCCGGCCGACAACGCCAGCAAGGAGACACACTACATTGAAAACAATG GGTTCAACCCCATGTGGAATGAGAGATTCCAGTTTGACATCCACGTCCCGGAACTGGCGATGGTGCGATTTGTGGTGGAGGACTATGACTCAACGTCCCAGAATGATCTCGTCGGGCAGTACTGTCTACCGCTCACCAGCGTACAGAGCG GATATCGCCACATTCCGCTGCTCACCAAGAGAGGAGACGTCATCTGCTCAGCCGGACTGTTCGTGCACCTCATGCTCGTCGACGCCGAGTAG